GGTAAAACCAATCACCCCATTGAGTGGAGTACGTAATTCATGGGACATATTAGCCAGAAATTCGGATTTAATTCGCGCGGCTTCTTGCGCACGTTTTTTCGCCAGCCCCAATTCCACGTTCTGGATTTCCATCTGCTCCAGCGTTTCACGCAAGTCTGACGTGGCTTGATCGATATTCTGTTGCATCTCTTCGTGATAGGCCGCCAGTGACATTGCCATCGAGTTGATACCATTTTTCAAAATATTCAACTCGCCGAGCATATGCCCTTCCACCCGGCTGTCTAATTGCCCGCGGCGAATGCGGTCAACAGCGTTCACCATGTTACGGATGGGGCCAGTGACATCACGCATCAGCCGATAAGCAAACAAGATTGCCACACACATACAGAACAGCAGCAGTAGAGTCGAAATAAAGATTTCTTTATATTGCTGCAAGCGTACGGATTGTAAATCCAAGTCCATGGCGATATAGCCCAATGGCCGATTGGTTATGTCTGAATCAGAAGACCGGTCACTGGACAGGTTGGATTCTGAAACAATAGGCATGCGCAGAATCAAAGAGTCGCCACGGTAGGAAAGCATCAGTGAACTGGGAATAGCGTCGTCTTTCGGCAATCTTAATTGTGAGGAATTGTAATTATAGTTAGATGTGACAAAAAGATTATTATCTGCGTCAAAAACTGATATTGACCGAACAATATTCGAATGGCGACGGTGAAGCAGATTAATTAACTGACGGACAGTATCGCGGTTGCGAAAGGTCATTCCGTACTCACTGGCAACCGCCAGCGGTTCGATAATATTTGTACCTGCGTTAACTAATTGTTTTTGCAGTTCATTGTAACGATTGACCATAAAGGTCGTACTGAGTAACAGCCCAAGAAGCAGTGTGGGGGCCAGGATTAAAATCATCATGCGCGCGCGAAGACTGTATTTGGTCATGGTATTCCAATGTGGGAGAATTAGCAGCTTACGAAACCGATGCTTGATCAATCAATATGGCGCAATTCTACTCTCCAAACCGACGTGTGACGACCAAACAAACGCTCACTGTGACCGTAAACTCGCTTGACCCTTTTGGCCAAGGGGTAGCACACCACCAAGGTAAAGCTATCTTTATTCCTGGCGCTTTACCAGGAGAGCAAGCTGAAATAGAGCTTACCGAGCAAAAGCGCCAATATAGCCGCGGTAAGCTTAAACGTTTGTTGAACCGATGCAACGAAAGGGTGGTTCCTGCTTGCCCTCACTTCGGAATTTGTGGAGGCTGTCAGCAGCAACACGCCAATAGCCAGCTACAGCAAATGAGCAAAGCAGATTCACTCCAGCGTTTGATTATGCGAGAGGCTGGCGCTTGCCCTCAATTAGACCCGGTTATTTGTGGGTCGGAATACGGCTATCGGCGGCGGGCGAGGTTAGGGCTGCTCTATCAACCCAAGCAGCATCGATTGCAAATGGGGTTTCGCCAAACCGAGTCTCATGATTTAGTTTGCATCAAGCACTGCCCGGTTTTACGACCTGAGTTGGAGCGCTTGTTATTACCACTTTATCAATGTTTATCGGGCTTGCAGGCTGTTCGCCGCCTTGGGCATGTGGAGCTGGTATTAGCCGATAATGGTCCGTTGATGGTTTTACGCCACCTTGATACCCTTAAAGAGGTAGACCGTGCGGCGTTAATTGACTTTGCCAAACGAGAGCAGGTCGCCGTCTATCTGGCTGGTGATAGTGATAATGTGGAAAAACTCATTGGTGAGGAACCTTATTACCAGATTGAGGGTCTACGCTTAGCGTTTCATCCGCGTGATTTTATTCAAGTCAATGATACGGTCAACCAGCAAATGGTGGCTCAGGCTATAGCATGGCTGGATGTGCAGCCTGATGAGCGGGTGCTGGATCTGTTCTGCGGTATGGGCAATTTCACCTTGCCGTTGGCAAAGTTGGCTCGTGAAGTGGTTGGCGTGGAAGGAGTTGCGGCGTTGGTAGCGAATGGGCAGTATAATGCTCTGAATAACGCGTTGCCCAATGTGTCTTTTTTCCATGAAAATCTGGAATCTGACATCAGTCGTCAGCCGTGGGCAACACAAGGGTTCGATAAAGTATTGTTAGATCCCGCCCGCGCAGGTGCTGCCGGGGTCATGTCACATATAGTTAAACTGGCGCCAAAGCGGGTGGTATATGTTTCGTGTAATCCCACTACGCTGGCACGAGATAGTCAGGTGTTGTTAGCCGCCGGTTACCGTCTTGCTCAGGTGCGAATGTTGGATATGTTTCCCCACACCGGGCATCTTGAATCTATGGCGCTGTTCATGCAGGAGCCAGGGGTCGCAAAGTAGGGAGAAGTTATGGTTGCGGTACGAAGTGCACATTTGAATCCAGCGGGCGAGTTTGCTCTCGACGATTGGATCGCCAGTTTGGGGCTTCCTAATCCGCAGTCAGGTGAGCGCCTGGCCGAAACCTGGCGGTATTGTGAGCAGCAGACGCAAAACCATCCCGATGCCTCATTGTTGCTGTGGCGCGGCCTTGAAATGGTTGAAATTCTTTCCACCCTTAGCATGGATAATGACAGTATGCGCGCGGCGCTGCTATTCCCGCTGGTGGATGCCAACGTGGTGGATGAAGCTACGCTGACCGAACAATTCGGTAAAGGTATTACTTATCTGGTGCACGGTGTGCGCGATATGGATGCCATCCGTCAGTTGAAAGCGACCCATAATGACTCCATGAGCTCTGAGCAAGTGGATAACGTGCGCCGTATGTTATTGGCGATGGTGGAAGATTTCCGTTGTGTGGTCATCAAACTGGCAGAGCGTATTGCTCATTTGCGCGAAGTGAAGGATGCACCGGAAGACGAGCGCGTGCTGGCGGCCAAAGAGTGTTCCAATATCTATGCGCCACTGGCTAATCGCTTGGGTATCGGCCAGATCAAGTGGGAGTTGGAAGACTTCTGCTTCCGCTATTTGCATCCAGATGAATATAAGCAAATTGCTAAATTGCTTCATGAGCGCCGTATCGATCGTGAGCAATTCATTGATGATTTTGTAGCCACATTGCACAAAGCTATGGCAGATGAAGGGATCAAAGCCGACATTTATGGTCGTCCCAAGCATATCTACAGTATCTGGCGCAAAATGCAGAAGAAGTCGCTGGCCTTCGATGAACTGTTTGATGTGCGAGCCGTACGGGTGGTAGTGGAGCGCTTGCAGGATTGCTATGCCGCACTCGGTATTGTCCATACCCATTTCCGCCATTTGCCTGATGAATTTGATGATTACGTTGCTAACCCTAAACCCAATGGTTACCAGTCAATCCACACCGTAGTGCTTGGGCCACGCGGCAAAACACTCGAAATTCAAATCCGTACCCGTCAGATGCATGAAGATGCTGAACTGGGCGTTGCTGCGCACTGGAAGTATAAAGAAGGTGCTGTCGCCGCCGGTCGTTCCGGTTACGAAGGGCGGATTGCCTGGTTGCGTAAATTGATTGCGTGGCAGGAAGAGATGGCGGATTCCGGTGAAATGCTGGATGAAGTGCGCAGTCAGGTATTTGACGATCGGGTATATGTGTTTACGCCGAAAGGTGATGTCATTGATTTGCCTGCGGGTTCGACACCGCTGGACTTCGCTTACCATATTCATAGCGATGTGGGCCACCGCTGTATTGGGGCTAAAATCAGTGGCCGAATTGTACCGTTTACTTACCAGTTACAGATGGGTGATCAGATTGAGATTATCACCCAGAAACAGCCTAACCCGAGTCGTGACTGGCTGAATCCGAACCTCGGCTATGTGACCACCAGCCGTGGTCGTTCCAAGATTCATAACTGGTTTAGAAAACAAGATAGAGACAAGAATATTCTTGCTGGCCGGCAGATGTTGGATGACGAGCTGGAGCATCTGGATATCAGCCTGAAAGAGGCAGAGAAGCTGCTGGTACCGCGCTATAACATGAATTCAATGGATGAAGTGTTGGCGGCTATTGGCGGTGGTGATATCCGCCTAAACCAGATGG
The sequence above is drawn from the Yersinia enterocolitica subsp. enterocolitica genome and encodes:
- the rlmD gene encoding 23S rRNA (uracil(1939)-C(5))-methyltransferase RlmD, whose product is MAQFYSPNRRVTTKQTLTVTVNSLDPFGQGVAHHQGKAIFIPGALPGEQAEIELTEQKRQYSRGKLKRLLNRCNERVVPACPHFGICGGCQQQHANSQLQQMSKADSLQRLIMREAGACPQLDPVICGSEYGYRRRARLGLLYQPKQHRLQMGFRQTESHDLVCIKHCPVLRPELERLLLPLYQCLSGLQAVRRLGHVELVLADNGPLMVLRHLDTLKEVDRAALIDFAKREQVAVYLAGDSDNVEKLIGEEPYYQIEGLRLAFHPRDFIQVNDTVNQQMVAQAIAWLDVQPDERVLDLFCGMGNFTLPLAKLAREVVGVEGVAALVANGQYNALNNALPNVSFFHENLESDISRQPWATQGFDKVLLDPARAGAAGVMSHIVKLAPKRVVYVSCNPTTLARDSQVLLAAGYRLAQVRMLDMFPHTGHLESMALFMQEPGVAK
- the relA gene encoding GTP diphosphokinase, with the protein product MVAVRSAHLNPAGEFALDDWIASLGLPNPQSGERLAETWRYCEQQTQNHPDASLLLWRGLEMVEILSTLSMDNDSMRAALLFPLVDANVVDEATLTEQFGKGITYLVHGVRDMDAIRQLKATHNDSMSSEQVDNVRRMLLAMVEDFRCVVIKLAERIAHLREVKDAPEDERVLAAKECSNIYAPLANRLGIGQIKWELEDFCFRYLHPDEYKQIAKLLHERRIDREQFIDDFVATLHKAMADEGIKADIYGRPKHIYSIWRKMQKKSLAFDELFDVRAVRVVVERLQDCYAALGIVHTHFRHLPDEFDDYVANPKPNGYQSIHTVVLGPRGKTLEIQIRTRQMHEDAELGVAAHWKYKEGAVAAGRSGYEGRIAWLRKLIAWQEEMADSGEMLDEVRSQVFDDRVYVFTPKGDVIDLPAGSTPLDFAYHIHSDVGHRCIGAKISGRIVPFTYQLQMGDQIEIITQKQPNPSRDWLNPNLGYVTTSRGRSKIHNWFRKQDRDKNILAGRQMLDDELEHLDISLKEAEKLLVPRYNMNSMDEVLAAIGGGDIRLNQMVNFLQGKLNKPTAEEADLEALRHLNNKHQPPPRNASKDSGRIVVEGVGNLMHHIARCCQPIPGDEIIGFITQGRGISIHRADCEQLAELQSHAPERIVDAVWGESYSSGYSLVVRVTANDRSGLLRDITTILANEKVNVLGVASRSDTKKMMATIDMDIEIYNLQVLGRVLAKLNQLPDVIDARRLHGN